In Trueperaceae bacterium, a single genomic region encodes these proteins:
- a CDS encoding ABC transporter substrate-binding protein, protein MYDRPDTAPPHPSTMRRSCAAHLASILAIAVALALGPTSQASTDPEMRFCAPLNAWPAADRERGGYDVDIAQLLADELGADATFEWIRFDDVGVRDSLHAGLCDLMIGMGEGVAGTLSTVPYLRTPYVFVSHERRDLSIESLDDPLLRDLTIGTYQFGTPTIALRNRNLDDRVEFAADVTDEGVDRHAPILEAVLDGSVDVGIVYGPVAGARVAAGAPLTIEPVRPEIDFGESIIQHSRIWTIGVRPHDEALRDRLNAALARRWEDVRSILERHGVPMMDLSRPSEAAPIPDDVLRIGIVHPSRTPAQVPGFVVGEHARLATRIAENDLGRSPAIADSVRIYEASAPTYPSTLRAARALIENDRIDVLIGGYDDRSALGLADLGATHDVLFLNVGSARASLRNPSCFPTTVHVAPDDAAYVRAMVGSGLALDPEPERWYAVAETSYADEDAVHPLEAAVETAGATFAGSSVVDADQLVYTRTFDAIADAEPDVVVLLMDETSQERFLSQADNEEVAWAVTGLPTLASQSRTFLQRFLQVSRDLLRTPRVAAWDPALDRDVATRFAARTAESMSGAAWTTYAAFAILFDAVERQHGPEADALIDAWTTASALDVAKAEPASLRPSDRQLRSTLYLVQPTPDAQWGRTPSERTATARVVDTVPTRDAWPSAEPSTDSGPAVCPRP, encoded by the coding sequence CGGCGTTCGTGCGCCGCGCATCTCGCCTCGATCCTGGCCATCGCCGTGGCGTTGGCCCTCGGCCCCACGTCGCAAGCCTCCACCGACCCCGAAATGCGGTTTTGCGCGCCGCTCAACGCCTGGCCCGCCGCCGATCGCGAGCGCGGCGGGTACGACGTCGACATCGCACAACTGCTCGCCGACGAGCTCGGAGCCGACGCCACGTTCGAGTGGATTCGCTTCGACGACGTCGGCGTCCGCGACTCCCTCCACGCCGGCCTCTGCGACCTCATGATCGGGATGGGGGAGGGGGTGGCGGGGACGTTGAGCACCGTTCCCTACCTCCGAACCCCCTACGTCTTCGTGTCGCACGAACGCCGTGATCTCTCGATCGAATCCCTCGACGATCCCCTCCTGCGCGACCTCACCATCGGGACGTACCAGTTCGGAACGCCGACGATCGCGTTGCGCAACCGAAACCTGGACGACCGCGTCGAATTCGCCGCCGACGTGACCGACGAGGGCGTGGACCGCCACGCTCCGATTCTCGAGGCGGTCCTCGACGGCTCCGTCGACGTCGGCATCGTCTACGGCCCCGTCGCGGGGGCTCGGGTCGCTGCAGGAGCGCCGCTCACCATCGAACCGGTACGACCGGAAATCGACTTCGGCGAAAGCATCATCCAGCACTCGCGCATCTGGACCATCGGGGTCCGTCCTCACGACGAAGCCCTCCGCGACCGCCTCAACGCCGCCCTCGCACGCCGATGGGAGGACGTGCGGTCGATCCTCGAGCGCCACGGCGTTCCGATGATGGACCTCTCGCGCCCCAGCGAGGCGGCCCCCATCCCCGACGACGTCCTCCGCATCGGCATCGTGCACCCCTCCCGCACCCCCGCGCAAGTGCCCGGGTTCGTGGTCGGAGAGCACGCCCGGTTGGCGACCCGCATCGCCGAGAACGACCTCGGCCGAAGCCCGGCCATCGCCGACTCGGTCCGCATCTACGAGGCGAGTGCCCCGACGTATCCCTCCACCCTGCGCGCAGCCCGGGCCCTGATCGAGAACGACCGCATCGACGTCCTGATCGGCGGGTACGACGACCGGAGCGCGCTCGGCCTCGCCGACCTCGGCGCGACCCACGACGTCCTGTTCCTGAACGTCGGCTCCGCGCGTGCGTCGCTTCGCAATCCGTCCTGTTTTCCGACGACGGTCCACGTCGCTCCCGACGACGCCGCATACGTGCGAGCCATGGTCGGGAGTGGGCTCGCGCTCGATCCCGAACCGGAGCGGTGGTACGCCGTGGCGGAAACGTCGTACGCCGACGAGGACGCCGTCCATCCCCTCGAGGCCGCCGTGGAGACCGCCGGCGCGACGTTCGCGGGTTCCTCGGTGGTCGACGCCGACCAACTCGTCTACACCCGTACGTTCGACGCCATCGCAGACGCGGAACCCGACGTCGTCGTCCTGCTCATGGACGAAACGTCACAAGAGCGGTTCCTGTCTCAGGCGGACAACGAGGAGGTGGCGTGGGCCGTGACCGGCCTTCCCACCCTCGCATCGCAATCGCGCACCTTCCTGCAGCGGTTCCTGCAGGTCTCGCGCGACCTGCTCCGCACCCCGCGCGTCGCCGCGTGGGACCCGGCCTTGGACCGCGACGTCGCGACCCGCTTCGCCGCGCGCACCGCGGAATCGATGAGCGGTGCGGCGTGGACCACGTACGCCGCCTTTGCGATCCTCTTCGACGCCGTGGAACGCCAGCACGGCCCCGAGGCGGATGCGTTGATCGACGCATGGACCACCGCGTCGGCCCTGGACGTCGCGAAGGCCGAGCCCGCCTCGCTCCGTCCGTCCGACCGCCAGCTGCGCTCGACGCTCTACCTCGTCCAACCGACGCCCGACGCGCAATGGGGTCGCACACCGAGCGAGCGGACCGCCACGGCTCGCGTCGTCGACACGGTCCCCACCCGGGACGCGTGGCCCTCGGCCGAACCCTCGACGGACTCCGGACCGGCGGTGTGCCCCCGCCCGTGA